Proteins encoded together in one Musa acuminata AAA Group cultivar baxijiao chromosome BXJ3-6, Cavendish_Baxijiao_AAA, whole genome shotgun sequence window:
- the LOC135583187 gene encoding uncharacterized protein LOC135583187, with the protein MACASAPQSLLLFLFLLFFVASTSHLTFSADAAGGPTASMKPASAVAPGLKSVLIDEAKRRRLSSFQICALCTCCGGPRGICLPSPCCYAINCNIPNRPFGFCSFTPKTCNCFGCHL; encoded by the exons ATGGCTTGTGCCTCTGCACCTCaatctctcctcctcttcctctttctcctcttctttgttGCCTCCACATCCCACCTCACATTCTCCGCAGAT GCTGCGGGCGGGCCGACGGCGTCGATGAAGCCGGCGTCGGCGGTGGCGCCGGGGCTCAAATCGGTGCTGATCGACGAGGCCAAGCGGCGCCGACTCAGCAGCTTCCAGATATGCGCTCTCTGCACCTGCTGCGGAGGCCCGCGGGGCATCTGCCTTCCTTCTCCATGCTGCTACGCCATCAACTGCAACATCCCCAACAGGCCCTTCGGTTTCTGCTCCTTCACCCCCAAGACATGCAACTGCTTTGGGTGCCACCTCTGA
- the LOC103987601 gene encoding 15-cis-zeta-carotene isomerase, chloroplastic, translated as MASRLLLSTSTHLLLPSPRRSVATPSLRYPPSLAFPKPFRSPTLWRPSSSNCLRFFGRTHDRGTSIGGAEPEGPIPQEAPFGEDSAAFDPGQQKLSSWAYFTAILGAVLVALDVLWISPSTGFGTVYIDAVSRLSERPEVVLLMLIFIFAIVHSGLASLRDDGEKLIGERVYRVLFAGVSLPLAVSAVVYFINHRYDGTQLWQLQNVFGLHELVWFSSFVSFFFLYPSTFNLLEVAAVDKPKMHLWETGIMRITRHPQMVGQVIWCLAHTLWIGNTVAVATSVGLIAHHIYGVWNGDRRLAVRYGEAFEVLKSRTSVIPFAAILDGRQKLPKDYYKEFIRLPYLTITILTLGTYLAHPLMQAFSFRLHW; from the exons ATGGCGTCTCGactcctcctctccacctcaacgcatctcctcctcccctctcccCGCCGCAGCGTCGCAACCCCCTCGCTTCGCTACCCGCCGTCCCTCGCCTTCCCAAAACCCTTTCGAAGCCCCACCCTTTGGCGCCCCAGTTCGTCGAATTGCCTTCGGTTCTTCGGTAGAACTCACGACAGAGGGACGTCGATCGGAGGTGCAGAACCCGAGGGTCCGATCCCTCAGGAAGCTCCCTTCGGCGAGGACTCGGCGGCGTTCGATCCTGGGCAGCAAAAGCTCTCATCTTGGGCCTATTTCACGGCCATACTCGGTGCCGTTCTCGTCGCGCTCGATGTACTGTGGATTAGTCCGTCCACGGGGTTCGGCACGGTGTATATCGATGCGGTTTCTCGACTTTCTGAGCGCCCGGAG GTTGTACTATTGATGCTTATCTTCATTTTCGCCATTGTCCATAGTGGTTTGGCAAGTCTGCGTGATGATGGTGAAAAGCTCATAGGAGAGAGGGTTTACCGAGTTCTGTTTGCTGGGGTTTCACTTCCTTTGGCAGTCAGTGCTGTT GTTTATTTCATTAATCATCGATATGATGGCACTCAATTGTGGCAACTTCAGAATGTCTTTGGACTCCATGAGCTCGTGTGGTTCTCATCCTTCGTATCCTTCTTTTTTCTCTACCCCTCCACCTTTAATCTTTTAGAAGTTGCAGCTGTTGATAAGCCAAAAATGCACCTCTGGGAAACAGGAATTATGAGAATCACCAGACACCCACAG ATGGTTGGACAGGTAATATGGTGCTTGGCCCATACACTGTGGATTGGAAACACTGTAGCAGTGGCGACCTCCGTTGGCCTGATAGCTCATCACATATACGGTGTTTGGAATGGTGATAGGCGGCTGGCAGTACGATATGGTGAAGCTTTCGAAGTTTTAAAGAGCAGAACAAGTGTAATTCCttttgcagcaatcttggatgggCGTCAAAAGTTGCCCAAGGATTATTACAAGGAATTTATCCGGCTACCTTACTTAACGATCACAATTTTGACTCTGGGTACATATTTGGCACATCCACTTATGCAGGCATTCAGTTTTCGACTTCATTGGTGA
- the LOC103987600 gene encoding class V chitinase CHIT5b-like translates to MYQSLLSCLLFYLLMISSFLRLECLQHCDTGPHQVRAGYWFSQDDHYSPVSSINASLYTHLYYYSLSLDDASAVAVPRPDQLPILNTFSSTIKVSNPSLKTLLSIATDDRKNSASNAAFSAMAADPDLRASFISSALALARENEFDGLDLAWQFPSLPSDMTNLGILLAEWRARISKEAQNSSSVLLTVTVYFSNHLFEQSTDDLDYPVDVISENVDWVNALCFGYHKNSNATTNNAALFDKASHFSTSYGITSWLDAGIPPCKLVMGIPAYGRSWFLKNKVKNEPGAPVVATGPRQKMSNQTGMMAYSEIEELLKDPSSEFIYDNQTVISYFHSGGLWVSFDSPEVVECKIKFARHNRLLGYFLWPISFDDLHHTISRQASDVWLRNYKSSYKDDDGLEQAESPLEAPQEDAPTPSAAPSGSQHRLPMINNYHLGLYLSLCFLFT, encoded by the exons ATGTACCAGAGTTTACTCTCCTGCCTCCTCTTCTACTTGCTAATGATCTCCAGTTTCCTTCGTTTAGAATGCCTGCAACATTGTGATACTGGCCCTCATCAGGTTAGAGCTGGCTACTGGTTCTCCCAAGACGACCATTactcccctgtttcaagcattaaTGCATCCCTCTACACTCACCTCTACTACTACTCTCTCTCCCTTGATGATGCCTCCGCAGTTGCAGTCCCGCGGCCTGACCAACTCCCGATCCTTAACACTTTCTCGAGCACCATCAAAGTGAGCAATCCATCTCTCAAGACCCTCCTATCCATTGCCACTGATGATCGCAAGAATAGTGCTTCGAATGCAGCTTTTTCTGCCATGGCAGCTGATCCAGATCTTCGAGCATCGTTCATCAGTTCTGCCTTAGCATTAGCCAGGGAGAACGAGTTTGATGGGTTAGACCTGGCATGGCAGTTCCCGAGCTTACCATCAGATATGACCAACCTCGGAATCCTGCTTGCAGAATGGCGAGCTCGTATCAGCAAGGAGGCTCAGAATTCATCATCGGTTCTTCTGACAGTCACAGTGTACTTCTCAAACCACTTGTTTGAACAATCAACTGACGACCTTGACTATCCAGTAGATGTAATCTCGGAAAACGTTGATTGGGTTAATGCACTCTGCTTTGGTTACCACAAGAACAGCAATGCCACTACCAACAATGCTGCACTCTTTGACAAGGCCTCCCACTTCTCTACAAGTTATGGCATCACCTCATGGCTGGATGCAGGAATCCCTCCGTGCAAACTGGTAATGGGAATTCCTGCATATGGAAGATCTTGGTTTCTCAAGAACAAAGTGAAAAATGAACCAGGTGCTCCGGTAGTGGCCACAGGACCTCGGCAAAAGATGAGCAACCAGACTGGCATGATGGCCTACTCAGAGATTGAAGAGCTCCTGAAAGATCCTAGTTctgaattcatatatgacaaccaGACTGTGATTTCCTATTTCCACTCTGGAGGTCTGTGGGTGAGCTTCGACAGTCCAGAAGTTGTAGAGTGCAAGATAAAATTTGCTCGGCACAACAGGTTGCTGGGCTACTTCCTCTGGCCTATCAGTTTCGATGACCTGCATCACACAATATCCAGACAAG CTTCTGATGTGTGGCTCAGAAACTATAAATCCTCCTACAAAGATGATGATGGCTTGGAACAGGCAGAATCTCCTTTGGAGGCACCACAAGAAGATGCACCAACTCCATCAGCAGCTCCTTCTGGATCACAACACAGGCTTCCAATGATCAACAATTATCATCTTGGTCTGTATCTTTCACTGTGTTTTCTTTTCACTTAG
- the LOC103987603 gene encoding galacturonosyltransferase 8, producing the protein MAIRLRNPGRNAMIRRFFLLCLAVSVAALFILVPSTTSAPVMTRKEEVGSSSSLPSDLYSSGLHYARRSVLAVRSDPLRARADLIRKQVGDHAAVAAAYASFARRLKLESSKQTRLFAELARNLSLLVGAHRTLLHRAGPIDETAVRGFERGVKDRIRAARLLISDAKDSFDNQLKIQKLKDTIFAVNEQLSKAKKAGAFSSLIAAKSIPRSLHCLAMRLMEERIAQSDRYVDPPTPPPELEDPKLYHYAIFSDNVLAASVVVNSAVRNAREPWKHVFHVVTDRMNLGAMQVMFRMKDYSGAHIEVKAVEDYKFLNSSYVPVLRQLESANLQRFYFENKLENATKDTTNMKFRNPKYLSMLNHLRFYLPEMHPKLHRILFLDDDVVVQRDLTGLWKIDMDGKVNGAVETCFGSFHRYAQYMNFSHPLIKEKFNPKACGWAYGMNFFDLDAWRKEKCTEQYHYWQNLNENRTLWKLGTLPPGLITFYSTTKPLDKSWHVLGLGYNPSISMEEINNAAVVHFNGNMKPWLDIAMNQFRHLWTKYVDYDMEFVRQCNFAA; encoded by the exons ATGGCGATCCGCCTTCGAAATCCTGGCCGCAATGCCATGATCCGCCGCTTCTTCCTCCTCTGCCTCGCCGTTTCCGTCGCCGCCCTCTTTATCCTCGTCCCCTCCACTACCTCCGCGCCGGTGATGACCAGGAAGGAGGAGGTTGGTTCGTCCTCGTCCTTGCCCTCCGATTTGTACTCTTCGGGCCTCCATTACGCGCGGCGGTCGGTCCTCGCCGTCCGATCCGACCCCCTCCGGGCGCGCGCGGACCTGATTCGGAAGCAGGTCGGCGACCacgccgccgtcgccgccgcctaCGCCTCGTTCGCGCGTCGGCTCAAGCTCGAGAGCTCGAAGCAGACTCGCCTCTTCGCTGAGCTcgcccgcaacctctccctcctcgtcGGCGCTCACCGCACGCTACTCCACCGTGCCGGCCCCATCGACGAGACCGCCGTCCGTGGCTTCGAGCGCGGCGTCAAGGACCGCATCCGCGCTGCTCGTCTCCTCATTTCCGATGCCAAGGACTCCTTCGACAACCAGCTCAAGATCCAGAAGCTCAAGGATACAATCTTCGCCGTCAACGAGCAGCTCTCCAAGGCCAAGAAGGCAGGCGCCTTCTCGTCCCTTATCGCCGCCAAGTCCATCCCTAGGAGCCTCCATTGCCTCGCCATGCGCCTCATGGAGGAGAGGATCGCCCAATCGGATCGCTACGTGGATCCACCGACCCCtccaccagagctcgaagatcctaAGCTATACCATTATGCTATTTTCTCAGACAATGTCCTTGCAGCGTCCGTCGTGGTGAACTCTGCCGTCCGCAACGCCCGTGAGCCCTGGAAGCATGTCTTCCACGTTGTTACAGATCGAATGAACCTTGGGGCAATGCAGGTTATGTTTCGCATGAAAGATTACTCCGGTGCCCACATTGAGGTCAAGGCCGTGGAGGACTATAAATTCCTCAACTCTTCTTATGTGCCAGTGCTACGGCAGCTTGAGTCTGCAAACCTTCAGAGGTTCTACTTCGAGAACAAGCTGGAGAATGCCACCAAGGACACCACTAACATGAAGTTTAGGAACCCCAAGTACCTGTCCATGCTAAACCATTTAAGATTTTACTTACCTGAGATGCACCCGAAGCTCCACAGAATTCTCTTCTTGGATGATGATGTTGTGGTGCAAAGGGATCTCACAGGACTGTGGAAGATTGATATGGATGGGAAAGTGAATGGAGCAGTTGAGACATGCTTCGGGTCATTTCACCGTTATGCACAGTATATGAACTTTTCACACCCACTGATCAAGGAGAAGTTCAACCCTAAGGCATGTGGGTGGGCTTATGGGATGAATTTCTTTGATCTTGATGCATGGAGGAAAGAGAAGTGCACTGAACAGTACCATTACTGGCAGAATCTG AATGAGAACCGAACATTGTGGAAATTAGGGACTCTTCCGCCAGGCTTGATCACATTTTACTCCACAACAAAACCCTTGGACAAGTCCTGGCATGTGCTTGGACTTGGATATAATCCAAGTATAAGCATGGAGGAAATCAATAATGCTGCTGTTGTGCATTTTAATGGAAATATGAAACCTTGGCTTGATATTGCCATGAACCAGTTCCGACATCTGTGGACAAAGTACGTGGACTACGATATGGAGTTTGTTCGCCAGTGCAATTTTGCAGCATAA
- the LOC135586459 gene encoding nuclear transport factor 2-like, with amino-acid sequence MAAQPSSAERSSFSAQVVGNAFVQQYYHVLQQSPEHVYRFYQDSSKLGRPDAHGAMSSVTSTDAINAKILSMGSVRAEMTSVDAQESLGGGVIVLVTGHLTGEDNVKRDFTQSFFLARQDKGFYVLNDIFRFVEEVDHQQGHQGLANDSGAPHAPESDLPPEEEQHAPDQTDVLPVEEEEVNEEEVYNPSDNGEVVEEEEPTGEVINEVPSNSESNAVTAQEEMPKKSYASIVKVMKDSASVSVPTRASSMPTSIKAEPQAIPAPPAAPASDMSASSSAAAESSNVQEAETDGYSVYVKSLPMDATPAQLEEVFKKFGPIKPGGIQVRSHKLQGFCFGFVEFEVTSAVQSAIEASPIMIGGRSAYVEEKRAPGSRVGNRGRFAPGRGGGFRNDGRGRSNYGGGMGYGRGDFGSRGGGRGGFSSRGGDVGYQRVDHIRSSSSRGSRTG; translated from the exons ATGGCCGCCCAGCCGTCGAGCGCCGAAAGATCTTCGTTTTCCGCTCAAGTG GTGGGGAACGCGTTTGTTCAGCAGTACTACCATGTCCTCCAGCAATCGCCGGAGCATGTTTACCGGTTTTACCAGGATAGCAGCAAGCTCGGCCGGCCGGATGCCCATGGCGCCATGAGTTCGGTCACCTCCACCGAC GCGATCAATGCGAAGATATTGTCCATGGGCTCTGTTAGAGCGGAGATGACATCGGTAGATGCCCAAGAATCTCTCGGCGGTGGGGTGATCGTGCTTGTGACGGGGCACCTTACGGGAGAGGATAATGTTAAGAGGGACTTCACCCAGTCCTTCTTTCTTGCTCGCCAGGACAAGGGTTTCTATGTATTGAATGACATATTTAGGTTTGTGGAGGAGGTCGATCACCAACAGGGACACCAGGGCTTGGCAAATGACTCTGGTGCACCTCATGCGCCTGAAAGTG ATTTACCTCCAGAGGAAGAGCAGCATGCTCCGGACCAAACAGACGTCttgccagtagaagaagaggaggtgaacGAGGAGGAAGTCTATAATCCTTCAGACAATGGGGAGGTTGTGGAAGAGGAAGAACCTACAGGTGAGGTGATTAATGAAGTCCCAAGCAATTCTGAATCAAATGCTGTCACCGCCCAAGAAGAGATGCCAAAGAAATCATATGCCTCAATT GTGAAAGTCATGAAAGATAGTGCTTCTGTGTCAGTTCCAACACGTGCTTCTTCTATGCCAACATCAATTAAAGCAGAACCACAGGCAATCCCTGCTCCTCCAGCAGCTCCAGCATCTGATATGTCTGCATCCAGTTCTGCTGCTGCTGAAAGTAGCAATGTCCAAGAGGCTGAAA CTGATGGTTATTCCGTATATGTGAAAAGTTTGCCAATGGATGCAACACCTGCTCAACTTGAGGAGGTGTTTAAAAAGTTTGGTCCCATTAAGCCTGGTGGCATACAAGTTAGAAGCCATAAG CTACAAGGTTTCTGCTTTGGGTTTGTGGAGTTTGAGGTGACTAGTGCTGTTCAAAGTGCCATAGAG GCCTCGCCCATAATGATAGGTGGTCGCTCAGCTTATGTTGAGGAAAAGCGTGCTCCAGGCTCACGAG TTGGTAACAGAGGAAGGTTTGCGCCCGGTAGAGGGGGTGGGTTCCGCAATGACGGTAGAGGACGCAGCAACTATGGTGGTGGGATGGGATACGGTAGAGGGGACTTTGGAAGCAGAGGTGGTGGTAGGGGAGGATTTTCAAGTCGCGGAGGCGATGTTGGATACCAGAGGGTTGATCATATCAGATCAAGCAGTAGTCGAGGAAGCCGTACTGGTTGA
- the LOC135641705 gene encoding FHA domain-containing protein FHA2-like, giving the protein MAKGRSARGAEDGGGGGGGSAIPGVDAEVGFAKLQGEDFEYYMQTYSIILGRNSKTSAVDVDLATLGGGMNISRHHARIFYDFPRRRFALEVLGKNGCLVEGVLHVPGTPPIKLDSQDLLQIGDKQFYFLLPSRSFFGGGAPVPRQPSGVSLAAYPGRVGPFNRGILVHDEEEEDDDDDDDGEEEEDEDEVRGAVVARNGGKRIRRDLGNEWEEKLGRAGKAGPSQRPGTKAERRSRVDREADNQQLLALEEKDVISSVATLLADLCAPGEWMPMEKLHAELVEEYANVWHHSRVRKYLTAEDWPQTEAKGRPWFGLLKLLRKYPDHFVINIQLKGKITSEFVSLVPLPS; this is encoded by the exons ATGGCAAAAGGCCGGAGCGCCCGCGGCGCGgaggatggaggaggaggaggaggaggatccgCTATCCCGGGGGTCGACGCGGAGGTGGGCTTCGCGAAGCTCCAAGGCGAGGACTTCGAGTACTACATGCAGACCTACTCCATCATCCTGGGCCGCAACAGCAAGACGTCGGCGGTGGACGTGGACCTCGCCACTCTGGGCGGCGGGATGAACATCTCCCGCCACCACGCCCGCATCTTCTACGACTTCCCTCGGAGACGCTTCGCCCTCGAGGTCCTCGGTAAGAACGGCTGCCTCGTCGAGGGCGTCCTCCACGTCCCCGGCACGCCGCCCATCAAGCTCGATTCCCAGGACCTCCTCCAGATCGGGGACAAGCAGTTCTACTTCCTCCTGCCCTCCCGATCCTTCTTCGGCGGCGGCGCCCCTGTTCCCCGGCAGCCGTCTGGGGTCTCTCTCGCAGCGTACCCCGGGCGTGTTGGCCCTTTTAATCGTGGCATCCTCGTtcatgatgaggaggaggaggacgacgatgatgatgatgatggggaggaggaggaggatgaggatgaggTTAGAGGAGCCGTAGTAGCTCGTAACGGTGGCAAGAGGATAAGGAGGGATTTGGGAAATGAATGGGAGGAAAAGCTTGGTAGGGCAGGGAAGGCCGGACCATCACAGCGTCCAG GGACAAAGGCTGAGAGAAGGTCAAGGGTTGACAGGGAAGCAGATAATCAACAACTCTTGGCATTGGAAGAAAAGGATGTCATCTCATCTGTAGCTACATTGCTCGCTGATCTTTGTGCGCCAGGAGAATGGATGCCTATGGAGAAACTTCATGCGGAG CTAGTTGAAGAGTATGCCAATGTATGGCATCACAGCAGGGTAAGAAAATACCTCACAGCCGAAGACTGGCCACAAACTGAAGCAAAAGGCAGACCATGGTTTGGCCTCCTGAAGCTGCTCCGGAAGTACCCAGACCACTTTGTTATTAATATCCAGTTGAAGGGAAAGATTACATCCGAGTTTGTCTCATTAGTTCCATTGCCTTCCTGA